One Coprobacter fastidiosus genomic window, CGTTATAACATTACATCGGTGATAACCGTTACTTCGGGACAGATTGATCGGGTGCGTAAATTAATGGATAAACAGGCCGATTTATTGAAATTGGGAGTTGCTATTACAGGCGGAGAATATCAATATAGCCCGCAATTTTTCTTTACAAAATTGAATGAAATAAAACCTGGAATGATAGAAGAGGCAACTAAAAATGCCCGTTCTTCGGCCGAAAAATTTGCAAAGGATTCTGATAGTGAATTAGGTAAAATAAAACGTGCCAATCAAGGACAATTCATTATCGAGGACAGGGATGTAAATACTCCGTATATAAAAAGCGTACGTGTTGTGACGACTGTCGATTATTATCTTGAAGATTGAAAACTCAATGGAAGAAAACCGGGATGAATATTTTATGCGTCAGGCTCTGTTTGAGGCGAAAGAAGCTTATGACAGAGATGAAATTCCTGTCGGTGTGGTGATTGTTTATAAAGATCGTATAATAGCCAGAGGTCATAATCTGACGGAAACTTTGAACGATGTTACGGCTCATGCCGAGATGCAGGCGATTACTTCGGCGGCAGGTGTATTGGGTGGTAAATATTTGATAGGG contains:
- a CDS encoding SIMPL domain-containing protein, whose protein sequence is MDSKRFQLPIAGLLIAIGLYLLGWTLSHALTEIKDRDRVVTVKGLAEKEVPADKVIWPLAFKEIGNDMISMYDELNRKNQIIVTFLKNNGITDNEISLSAPQIIDMKAERYSNTQSPYRYNITSVITVTSGQIDRVRKLMDKQADLLKLGVAITGGEYQYSPQFFFTKLNEIKPGMIEEATKNARSSAEKFAKDSDSELGKIKRANQGQFIIEDRDVNTPYIKSVRVVTTVDYYLED
- a CDS encoding nucleoside deaminase; its protein translation is MEENRDEYFMRQALFEAKEAYDRDEIPVGVVIVYKDRIIARGHNLTETLNDVTAHAEMQAITSAAGVLGGKYLIGCTVYVTLEPCIMCAGALGWSQISRIVYGAADDKRGFQKFAPKALHPKTEIQGGVLQEDCARLMQDFFRNKR